One window from the genome of Candidatus Nitrosotenuis cloacae encodes:
- a CDS encoding HNH endonuclease: protein MGDYFDSIEQLIKENKWLKQFFDAQGSCVICGHVDPFDLEYHHVGGKSNSDFVIALCRICHGRLSRKQYNWPKDWSKKNKRKKKKTACLLIGLADLVREIGENTYHES from the coding sequence TTGGGTGATTATTTTGATTCTATTGAGCAATTGATCAAGGAAAACAAATGGCTAAAGCAATTCTTTGATGCCCAAGGGTCTTGTGTGATTTGTGGGCATGTTGATCCTTTTGATTTGGAATATCATCATGTTGGTGGAAAAAGCAACAGCGATTTTGTAATTGCATTGTGTAGAATCTGTCATGGCAGACTTTCAAGAAAACAGTACAACTGGCCTAAAGACTGGTCAAAGAAAAACAAGAGAAAGAAAAAGAAAACCGCATGTCTTCTAATCGGATTAGCTGACCTAGTTCGGGAGATAGGGGAAAACACGTACCATGAATCCTGA
- the cas1 gene encoding CRISPR-associated endonuclease Cas1, with protein sequence MNPLLISGFGTSINVEKRKLVIQNKLKNEIHEFYPHRIEHDSIIVDGHTGHITFESMRWLTKHNVSLSLLNWDGNLLSVTLPDSPISGKLRIKQYQKYLDAKTRHKIATEFVKSKIGSSLNLLKELSKFHDFDFEKAKQGFDSETRFFLGKPVHSIQDILGYEGRIARFYFDALQKIFEKIAPQFHFTSRSNYDHKRADHASDEINALFNYGYAILVSETRKAINSVGLDAEIGFLHEILSSRTPLVYDLQELFRWIIDYSIIQLLEDHKLKKSDFVVTENYHIRLRENTAKLLIEKIRFNFNHKMPYRKKNFTYQNILYDQIQQIANFISDKRKDIEFVVPHWVINRDDNSMLRNRILSLTPDQRRKLGINKSTLWYMKRNLNDGKTVKIYGKILSKLDEIDRS encoded by the coding sequence TTGAATCCGTTACTGATTTCAGGATTTGGAACCTCGATCAATGTTGAAAAAAGAAAACTGGTAATCCAGAACAAACTAAAAAATGAAATTCATGAATTCTATCCTCACAGAATCGAACACGATTCCATAATAGTTGACGGTCACACAGGACACATTACATTCGAGTCAATGAGGTGGCTCACAAAGCACAATGTCTCATTGTCGCTTTTGAACTGGGACGGGAACCTTCTCTCAGTCACGCTTCCAGACTCGCCAATATCAGGCAAACTGCGCATAAAGCAGTATCAAAAGTACCTTGATGCCAAAACTAGGCACAAAATAGCCACGGAATTTGTCAAATCCAAGATAGGTTCCTCGCTTAATCTGCTCAAAGAACTATCAAAATTCCACGACTTTGATTTTGAGAAAGCAAAACAAGGGTTTGATTCTGAGACAAGATTCTTTTTGGGAAAACCAGTCCACAGCATCCAAGACATTTTAGGATATGAGGGAAGAATAGCACGATTCTACTTTGATGCGTTACAAAAAATATTTGAAAAAATTGCACCCCAGTTCCACTTTACCAGCAGGTCAAACTATGACCACAAAAGAGCCGACCATGCATCTGATGAAATCAATGCACTGTTCAATTATGGATATGCAATACTGGTCTCAGAGACAAGAAAGGCAATCAACTCTGTAGGTCTTGATGCAGAGATTGGCTTTTTGCACGAGATCTTATCAAGCAGGACTCCATTAGTTTATGACTTGCAGGAATTGTTCAGATGGATAATCGACTATTCAATCATACAATTACTGGAAGACCACAAACTCAAAAAGTCTGACTTTGTCGTTACTGAAAACTATCACATCAGATTGAGGGAAAACACCGCAAAACTGTTGATTGAAAAGATTCGATTCAACTTTAATCATAAAATGCCTTACAGGAAAAAGAATTTCACATACCAAAACATACTGTACGACCAGATACAACAGATTGCCAATTTTATTTCAGACAAAAGAAAAGACATCGAGTTTGTCGTCCCACATTGGGTGATTAACCGCGATGATAACAGTATGTTGAGGAATCGAATTCTATCTTTAACACCGGATCAAAGAAGAAAACTAGGAATCAACAAATCCACTTTGTGGTATATGAAACGGAATCTAAATGACGGCAAGACCGTCAAGATATACGGCAAGATTCTGTCCAAACTTGATGAAATAGACAGAAGTTAG
- a CDS encoding AAA family ATPase, translated as MLSHLYIHNFKSHLDTSLKLGKISVFIGKNGSGKSSLSQAIALLKQSDTQIQWNGDLINLDDFQTVKSRQSQDDTIKIMIKGNMIPTKDIATQLDVENISYKFQFEFNERGLNRIDYEIDGSTKYRFAESLKRNVTPQEQRLDFEGGQFHFRKNLSLKNFIMIGGGSSNDGELYDRVHDALNNFLNTFTNQLELCYLIPATRGFDQSSYQLLDEVAKIQTSKGVTRQAEMSVTTMAHQYDIQEKITEFARQVIPDVSIHVRNLPQKRARIVNKDKYGEYGITNEGFGLNQSIFLFMQLAMAQPNATIFIDEPEISLHPASQTSLSRVLIDDSTKENHQFIITTHSEHILIGLLEGVMDGKILPEDLTVYYFDKIDGTTKTSKLEVTERGEVKGGMKGFFEVNIGHIDKFIENLKKK; from the coding sequence ATGCTTAGCCACCTTTACATTCATAATTTCAAAAGCCATCTGGATACGAGCCTAAAATTAGGCAAAATTAGCGTTTTTATTGGAAAAAATGGCTCTGGAAAATCAAGTTTATCACAAGCCATTGCATTACTAAAACAATCCGATACTCAAATCCAATGGAATGGGGATTTGATTAATCTGGATGATTTTCAGACAGTAAAATCAAGACAATCACAAGATGATACAATCAAAATTATGATCAAGGGAAATATGATTCCCACTAAAGATATAGCTACTCAATTAGATGTTGAAAATATTTCATACAAATTTCAATTTGAATTCAACGAACGCGGGTTAAACAGAATAGACTACGAGATTGATGGAAGTACAAAATATAGGTTTGCAGAATCGTTAAAACGAAATGTGACCCCGCAAGAACAACGATTGGATTTTGAAGGAGGACAATTTCATTTTAGAAAAAATCTGAGCTTAAAAAATTTCATAATGATTGGCGGTGGTTCATCAAATGATGGAGAATTATACGACAGAGTACATGATGCATTAAACAATTTTCTGAATACCTTCACAAACCAATTAGAACTATGTTATCTAATTCCTGCCACACGGGGATTTGATCAATCATCATATCAGTTATTAGATGAAGTTGCAAAAATTCAGACTAGTAAGGGTGTAACACGACAGGCGGAAATGTCAGTTACTACAATGGCGCACCAATATGACATACAAGAAAAGATCACCGAGTTTGCTCGTCAGGTTATTCCGGATGTCAGCATTCATGTGAGAAACTTACCGCAAAAACGTGCAAGAATAGTTAACAAGGACAAATACGGAGAATATGGGATTACAAACGAAGGATTTGGTTTGAATCAGTCAATCTTTTTATTTATGCAGCTTGCCATGGCACAACCTAATGCGACTATCTTCATCGATGAGCCTGAAATCTCTCTTCACCCTGCATCACAAACAAGCCTCTCTAGAGTTTTGATAGATGATTCAACCAAAGAAAATCATCAATTCATAATTACTACTCATAGCGAACACATTCTGATTGGGCTGTTGGAAGGAGTAATGGATGGTAAAATTCTGCCTGAGGATCTTACAGTGTATTATTTTGACAAAATTGATGGTACTACCAAGACTTCAAAACTAGAAGTGACTGAAAGGGGCGAGGTAAAAGGTGGAATGAAAGGATTTTTTGAAGTAAATATCGGACATATAGACAAATTCATTGAAAATTTGAAGAAAAAATGA
- a CDS encoding tyrosine-type recombinase/integrase: MQSFLLKTKTKKSFLERLSSLKYSTRENYQASLHRFEQFCNSNYQGRTSENIIHELKSIKPEERDDAYFGLLQDFVNWLVSLGLSHATVNMYFQVVTYYFSYHGIRVHHIDIRQNVKRPKKIKEKLHVLTKEEIQRIFEFAPQKRKMLYLTLIGSGMRIRECVALRRKDFDLSFPKRIKIEIPAQFTKAQTAHSTFVSKEAARYLKPHLESLQYNDLVFATNHTPYHASMTEIEAFTRYRSRAGLTGQYESTGRHHISLHSFRSYFFTRARRVHDTDIAHAMVGHTTYLDMYDRKDDEEKLELYLTVESELRIN, from the coding sequence ATGCAATCATTTCTTCTCAAAACAAAAACCAAAAAATCATTCCTAGAAAGATTATCGTCATTAAAATATTCCACAAGAGAAAACTATCAGGCGTCATTACACAGATTTGAGCAGTTTTGTAATTCCAATTATCAGGGAAGAACAAGTGAAAACATCATACATGAGCTAAAATCCATCAAACCAGAAGAGCGAGATGATGCGTATTTTGGACTATTGCAGGACTTTGTGAACTGGCTTGTCTCGCTTGGTCTTTCCCATGCCACAGTCAACATGTACTTTCAGGTTGTAACATATTATTTTTCATACCATGGCATAAGGGTTCATCATATTGACATCAGGCAGAATGTCAAAAGACCAAAAAAGATCAAGGAAAAACTCCACGTCCTAACCAAAGAGGAAATACAAAGAATATTCGAATTTGCACCTCAAAAACGAAAGATGCTGTATCTGACATTGATTGGTTCCGGCATGAGGATACGGGAATGCGTTGCACTGCGAAGAAAAGACTTTGATCTTAGTTTCCCAAAGCGCATTAAAATCGAAATTCCAGCACAGTTTACAAAGGCACAGACTGCCCATTCCACATTTGTATCAAAGGAGGCTGCCAGATATCTAAAGCCACATTTGGAATCATTACAATACAATGATTTGGTATTTGCCACAAACCACACTCCATATCATGCATCTATGACAGAAATCGAGGCGTTTACCCGATATCGTAGCAGGGCAGGACTGACTGGACAATACGAGTCAACAGGCAGGCATCATATCTCCTTGCACTCGTTTAGGTCGTATTTTTTCACAAGAGCCAGACGTGTTCATGATACTGACATTGCCCATGCGATGGTGGGACATACTACCTATCTTGATATGTATGACAGGAAGGATGATGAGGAAAAGTTAGAGTTGTATCTTACGGTAGAATCCGAATTACGAATTAACTAA